One Ardenticatenales bacterium DNA segment encodes these proteins:
- a CDS encoding glycosyltransferase produces the protein MNTPLVSIVTPTHNRWAYLQQAIASVQAQTYPYWELIIVDDGSTDETETHLRRLPDPRLRPVRQAQAGRAAARNRGLSLATGAFVALLDDDDWYLPHKLAQQVAFLQTHADVDLVAAGTYIVQDGEAPVPWETWRDQPELTLDRCLYGCPVPTCTVLWRRELLARLDHWFDPRLEVLEDTDFWLRLLLAGAHFAWLPQLVSVYRRHAGNSQQDGDRYARAYGQLPRKWLAQADLPPAVRAREGALRAHYWLAGACRAYAGNNIPLAQSLLQQAVAWQPTLAHPQDQTIMEMVVGFAHSHHVSDPPAFVRDVWRNLPPSLLDLCRQERRALGLLYMGRVLKARDAAARPALRDWARALYYDAPRWLPRRGTWAALWGRFAHAR, from the coding sequence ATGAACACCCCCCTCGTCAGCATCGTCACCCCCACCCACAACCGCTGGGCCTACCTCCAGCAGGCCATCGCCAGCGTGCAGGCGCAAACCTACCCCTATTGGGAACTGATCATCGTGGACGACGGCTCCACCGACGAGACGGAAACCCACCTGCGCCGCCTGCCCGACCCGCGTCTGCGCCCCGTGCGGCAGGCGCAAGCCGGACGCGCCGCCGCCCGCAACCGGGGGTTGTCCCTGGCCACCGGGGCATTTGTCGCCCTTCTGGATGACGACGACTGGTATTTGCCACACAAGCTGGCGCAGCAAGTCGCCTTCTTGCAGACGCACGCGGATGTGGACCTGGTGGCCGCGGGAACCTACATAGTCCAGGACGGAGAAGCTCCCGTTCCCTGGGAGACCTGGCGCGATCAGCCGGAACTGACGCTGGACCGCTGCCTGTATGGTTGCCCCGTGCCCACGTGTACGGTGCTGTGGCGGCGGGAACTGTTGGCGCGGCTGGACCATTGGTTTGATCCCCGGCTGGAGGTCCTGGAGGACACGGATTTCTGGCTGCGCCTGCTCCTGGCGGGGGCGCATTTTGCCTGGTTGCCCCAGTTGGTGAGTGTCTATCGTCGCCATGCCGGCAATTCGCAGCAGGATGGCGACCGTTACGCACGCGCCTATGGGCAACTGCCACGCAAATGGCTGGCGCAGGCGGACCTGCCGCCCGCCGTGCGCGCACGGGAGGGGGCGTTGCGGGCGCATTACTGGTTGGCGGGGGCGTGCCGCGCTTATGCCGGCAACAACATCCCCCTCGCCCAATCCCTGCTGCAACAAGCCGTCGCCTGGCAGCCCACCCTGGCCCACCCACAAGACCAAACCATAATGGAGATGGTCGTCGGGTTTGCCCACAGCCATCACGTCAGCGATCCGCCCGCTTTCGTGCGCGATGTCTGGCGCAATTTGCCCCCGTCGCTGCTTGATTTATGCCGGCAAGAACGGCGTGCCCTCGGTTTACTCTACATGGGGCGCGTCCTCAAAGCCCGCGACGCCGCCGCCCGCCCCGCCCTGCGCGACTGGGCGCGGGCACTCTACTACGACGCCCCCCGCTGGCTGCCCCGGCGCGGCACCTGGGCGGCCCTCTGGGGACGGTTCGCTCATGCCAGATAA
- a CDS encoding glycosyltransferase family 4 protein, protein MRILHLNDTVNPQGGVEQYLLSVCDLLAAAGHENVVAACADGRESAAPWPTYATPTPDAARRLADRLRPDVAYVHHVRDGDVIAAVAERMPALGYIHGFAPVCAGLGKYFRRTETICTRPFGWACAPLQYTHRCSTARHPLTVRRLMQETARRRWAFARLDHLLVASGYMRDLLRQNRFDPRRITILPPHFLAAPPPPWQPPADPSLLVYAGRLEVEKGVSHLLQALRLLPAPAHLVVAGDGTQRAQYERMAAEMGLAARVRFVGWLAADALTALYRRCALVLIPSHYAEPFGKVGIEALAQGRAVVAYATGGIPEWLQDGRNGRLVPPGNVPAFAQAIDDLLTQPVVLREMGRAGQRQAWARYGADAHAQTLLALMGQMMRGWAGKMPA, encoded by the coding sequence ATGAGAATCCTGCACCTGAACGACACCGTCAATCCGCAAGGGGGCGTGGAGCAGTATCTCCTCAGCGTTTGCGACCTGCTGGCGGCGGCGGGGCACGAAAACGTGGTCGCCGCCTGCGCGGATGGGCGCGAATCCGCCGCGCCCTGGCCAACCTACGCCACGCCCACGCCGGACGCCGCGCGCCGTCTGGCGGACCGGCTACGGCCAGACGTGGCCTATGTGCATCACGTCCGCGATGGGGATGTGATTGCGGCGGTTGCGGAGCGGATGCCGGCATTAGGCTACATCCATGGTTTTGCGCCGGTGTGCGCCGGCCTGGGTAAGTATTTTCGCCGCACGGAAACGATTTGCACCCGCCCTTTTGGTTGGGCGTGCGCGCCGCTGCAATATACCCACCGCTGTTCGACCGCGCGCCATCCGCTGACGGTGCGGCGGCTGATGCAGGAGACGGCGCGGCGGCGGTGGGCGTTTGCCCGGCTCGACCATTTGCTGGTGGCCTCCGGCTACATGCGCGATCTGCTGCGGCAAAATCGGTTTGACCCGCGTCGGATCACAATTTTGCCGCCCCATTTTCTCGCCGCGCCGCCGCCGCCGTGGCAGCCGCCCGCAGACCCGTCCTTGCTGGTTTATGCCGGCAGATTGGAAGTGGAAAAAGGTGTCTCACATCTCCTGCAAGCCCTCCGCCTGCTGCCCGCGCCCGCGCACCTGGTCGTTGCCGGTGACGGAACCCAACGCGCTCAGTACGAACGAATGGCGGCGGAAATGGGATTGGCGGCGCGGGTGCGGTTCGTGGGCTGGCTGGCCGCCGACGCCCTCACCGCCCTCTACCGGCGCTGCGCTTTGGTGCTGATCCCCTCCCATTACGCCGAGCCGTTTGGCAAGGTAGGCATCGAAGCCCTGGCGCAGGGGCGTGCCGTGGTCGCTTACGCCACGGGCGGCATTCCTGAGTGGCTCCAGGATGGGCGAAATGGCCGCCTGGTTCCGCCGGGGAATGTGCCGGCATTCGCTCAGGCCATAGACGACTTGCTCACCCAACCCGTCGTGCTGCGCGAGATGGGTCGGGCCGGACAACGACAGGCGTGGGCGCGCTACGGCGCAGATGCACACGCGCAAACGCTGCTGGCGTTGATGGGGCAAATGATGCGCGGGTGGGCCGGGAAAATGCCGGCATAA
- a CDS encoding class I SAM-dependent methyltransferase: protein MNETKATTAAAWAHYWAHVETVDYINITPRLLHTLRQHVPLRGSRILEIGVGTGGNSATLAQDGATAVALDLSPEALRRSQATARTMQAALLPINADAWRLPFAAASFDLIFHQGVLEHFTDPAPSLREQARVLRPGGWLLVDVPQRYNLYTLHKNRLIRQGRWPYGGWECSFSLGELRALLRSVGFTPVAAYGRDYYPRPWAMLRRLARVETKLLRRRILPAAAWRAYGALWDRFEASPLGCYTLQSIGVLARKT, encoded by the coding sequence ATGAACGAAACCAAAGCCACCACGGCAGCCGCCTGGGCGCATTACTGGGCGCATGTCGAGACAGTCGATTACATCAACATCACGCCGCGCCTGCTGCACACCCTGCGTCAGCACGTCCCCCTGCGCGGCAGCCGCATCCTGGAAATTGGCGTGGGCACGGGCGGCAACAGCGCCACCCTCGCCCAGGACGGGGCCACCGCGGTCGCCCTGGACCTCTCCCCGGAGGCGCTGCGGCGCAGCCAGGCCACGGCGCGGACGATGCAGGCCGCCTTGCTCCCCATCAACGCGGACGCATGGCGACTGCCTTTTGCCGCCGCCAGCTTCGACCTGATTTTTCACCAGGGCGTGCTGGAGCATTTCACCGATCCCGCGCCCAGCCTGCGCGAACAGGCGCGCGTGCTGCGGCCCGGTGGCTGGCTGCTGGTGGACGTGCCGCAGCGGTACAACCTGTACACCCTGCACAAGAACCGCCTCATCCGCCAGGGGCGCTGGCCCTACGGCGGCTGGGAATGCTCCTTTAGCCTGGGCGAACTGCGGGCGCTGCTGCGCTCCGTGGGCTTCACCCCCGTGGCCGCCTATGGGCGCGACTATTACCCGCGCCCCTGGGCCATGCTGCGCCGCCTCGCCCGCGTGGAGACAAAGCTGCTGCGGCGGCGCATCCTCCCCGCCGCCGCCTGGCGCGCCTATGGCGCCCTCTGGGACCGCTTCGAGGCGTCGCCTCTGGGCTGCTACACCCTGCAGTCCATCGGCGTGCTCGCGCGGAAGACGTGA
- a CDS encoding glycosyltransferase: protein MNVLFLSTWFPTPPDNGARIRVCHLLRALSARHRVTVLAFNPRGTAAAARLCSHAADAAVTLEGVPVDPFRYTDAAWWLKFASPTPLACWPSREMWRRVAQAARARRWDVVVASQLPVVPYLRLVGKVPAILDLDAIWTLETHARFQAAPSAWQRLRHRLSWHKSRLYEQYWLTRLAACTVVSPQEQAYLRRLAPRRAADIHLCPNGVDCAHNRPDLAPRQPHALVYAGALTYRANYDAMQSFLRDTYPLIQAQEPAVSLTITGDTAGVDLGGLQLDESVHLSGYVADVRRPVAAAAVAVVPLRQGGGTRLKVLEAMALGTPVVATSKGVEGLSLTADEHFLLADTPAAFAGAVARLLRDPVRARRLACAARTWVAARYDWTETGARFVRVVETAAAGQPA from the coding sequence ATGAACGTCCTCTTCCTTTCCACCTGGTTTCCCACGCCGCCGGACAATGGGGCCAGGATACGGGTTTGCCATCTGCTGCGGGCACTGAGTGCGCGGCATCGGGTGACGGTGCTGGCGTTTAATCCGCGTGGGACGGCGGCGGCGGCGCGGCTGTGCAGCCATGCGGCAGACGCGGCGGTGACGCTGGAGGGGGTTCCCGTGGACCCGTTTCGGTACACGGACGCCGCCTGGTGGCTCAAATTTGCTTCGCCGACGCCGCTGGCGTGCTGGCCCAGCCGCGAGATGTGGCGGCGCGTGGCGCAGGCGGCGCGGGCGCGGCGGTGGGATGTGGTGGTGGCATCGCAGCTTCCCGTCGTTCCGTATCTGCGTTTGGTGGGGAAAGTGCCGGCAATTCTCGACCTCGACGCCATCTGGACCCTGGAAACACACGCCCGCTTCCAGGCCGCCCCGTCCGCCTGGCAACGGCTGCGCCACCGCCTGAGCTGGCACAAAAGCCGCCTCTACGAGCAGTACTGGCTCACCCGCCTCGCCGCCTGCACCGTCGTCTCCCCTCAGGAGCAAGCCTACCTGCGCCGGCTGGCTCCCCGCCGCGCCGCCGACATTCACCTCTGCCCGAACGGCGTCGATTGCGCCCACAACCGGCCCGATCTGGCCCCGCGCCAACCCCACGCCCTCGTCTACGCCGGCGCGCTCACCTACCGCGCCAACTACGACGCCATGCAATCCTTTCTCCGCGACACCTACCCCCTCATCCAGGCGCAAGAGCCAGCCGTCAGCCTGACCATCACCGGCGATACGGCAGGCGTGGACCTGGGCGGGCTACAACTGGACGAGAGCGTCCACCTCAGCGGCTACGTCGCCGATGTGCGCCGGCCGGTGGCGGCGGCGGCGGTGGCCGTGGTGCCCCTGCGCCAGGGCGGCGGCACACGCCTGAAGGTGCTGGAGGCGATGGCCCTGGGCACGCCCGTGGTAGCCACGAGCAAGGGCGTTGAAGGCTTGTCGCTGACGGCGGACGAACATTTCTTGTTGGCGGATACGCCGGCGGCATTTGCCGGGGCCGTGGCGCGGCTACTGCGCGATCCCGTGCGGGCGCGGCGGTTGGCCTGCGCCGCGCGCACCTGGGTGGCGGCGCGGTACGATTGGACGGAGACGGGCGCGCGTTTCGTGCGCGTGGTGGAAACCGCCGCCGCAGGGCAGCCGGCATGA
- a CDS encoding glycosyltransferase family 2 protein — translation MSSPLVYVVLVNWNGLTHLQACLPTLARTAYRPFQVLVVDNGSTDGSEAWARAHFPAVRWLSLGRNEGFARGNNRGIEQALAAGAAYVVLLNNDTRVEADWLPALVESAETHPQAAICQARQRTWDGEQEIRFRFMPAWAEADAHYTPITPPGPPRPTPFASGCAMLLRAAALPALGLFDERYFMYVEDVDLTLRAWILGYDVLDVPAAVVYHRFGGSAGDAPRRMVWGYRNQLTTLLKLYQPATLRQFWPPIRARWFFTRNRYALRGTLAALAWLPGTLARRRAVQCKRAAPDSRFLQYVVR, via the coding sequence ATGTCGTCGCCACTGGTCTACGTCGTTCTCGTTAACTGGAATGGGCTGACCCACTTGCAGGCGTGTTTGCCCACGCTGGCGCGCACCGCCTACCGTCCATTTCAGGTGCTGGTGGTGGACAATGGCTCCACGGATGGCAGCGAGGCGTGGGCGCGCGCCCATTTCCCGGCGGTGCGGTGGTTGTCCCTGGGGCGAAACGAGGGTTTTGCGCGGGGGAATAATCGGGGCATTGAGCAGGCGCTGGCGGCAGGCGCGGCCTACGTGGTGTTGCTGAACAATGATACGCGGGTGGAGGCGGATTGGCTGCCGGCGTTGGTCGAATCGGCGGAAACACATCCCCAGGCGGCGATTTGTCAGGCGCGGCAGCGGACGTGGGATGGAGAGCAGGAGATAAGGTTTCGGTTTATGCCGGCATGGGCCGAAGCCGACGCCCATTACACCCCCATCACGCCCCCCGGACCGCCGCGCCCCACCCCTTTTGCCTCCGGCTGCGCCATGCTGCTGCGCGCCGCCGCCCTGCCCGCGCTGGGCCTCTTCGACGAACGATACTTCATGTACGTCGAAGACGTAGACCTCACCTTGCGCGCCTGGATTTTGGGGTACGACGTCCTCGACGTGCCCGCCGCCGTCGTCTACCATCGTTTTGGCGGCTCCGCCGGCGACGCCCCCCGGCGCATGGTCTGGGGGTATCGCAACCAGTTGACCACCCTTCTCAAGCTGTACCAGCCCGCCACGCTGCGCCAGTTCTGGCCGCCAATTCGCGCCCGCTGGTTCTTTACCCGCAACCGATACGCCCTGCGCGGCACGCTGGCCGCCCTCGCCTGGCTGCCGGGCACGCTGGCCCGCCGCCGCGCCGTGCAGTGCAAACGAGCCGCGCCGGACAGTCGTTTTTTGCAGTATGTGGTTCGTTGA
- a CDS encoding ABC transporter ATP-binding protein, whose amino-acid sequence MSNVAIRVEGLSKQYRIGGAPPAATLREALDGVLRRSWSRPHEQARPFWALRDVSFTVRRGEVVGVIGPNGAGKSTLLKILSRITEPTRGRVELHGRVGSLLEVGTGFHPELSGRENIYLNGAILGMRRREIAARFEEIVAFAELDEFIDTPVKRYSSGMYVRLAFAVAAHLEPEILLVDEVLAVGDARFQRKCLGKMGDVARAGRAVLLVSHNMAAIANLCHEALVLEQGRAVHQGAAQAAVLRYLQAGTRDDAPGTLNLGHRSGRGPVRFTSFACLDDAGAPITRLVCGQTAHFRIGYTSDRPRRPRQAEISLVISLPDGTRLMNLSTHFFPDALAEGFAVKGAFTCHVPHFPLRFGRYFVDLYCAIDHEMSDHVRAAASFDVHDGDFYGTGRLTRAEAGAVLLPHSWDVSGGA is encoded by the coding sequence ATGAGCAACGTAGCCATCCGCGTTGAAGGGCTGAGTAAGCAGTATCGGATCGGCGGCGCGCCCCCGGCGGCCACGCTGCGCGAGGCGCTTGATGGCGTGCTGCGCCGCTCCTGGTCACGCCCCCACGAGCAAGCGCGCCCGTTCTGGGCGCTGCGCGACGTTTCCTTCACCGTGCGCCGCGGCGAAGTCGTAGGCGTGATTGGCCCCAATGGCGCGGGCAAATCCACCCTATTGAAGATTCTCTCCCGCATCACGGAACCCACACGCGGGCGCGTCGAACTGCATGGCCGCGTCGGGTCCCTCCTGGAAGTGGGCACGGGCTTTCACCCGGAACTGAGCGGGCGGGAGAACATCTATCTCAACGGGGCCATCCTGGGCATGCGCCGCCGCGAGATTGCCGCCCGCTTTGAGGAGATCGTGGCCTTTGCCGAACTGGACGAGTTCATCGACACGCCCGTGAAGCGGTACTCCAGCGGCATGTACGTGCGCCTGGCTTTTGCCGTAGCCGCCCACCTGGAGCCGGAGATTTTGCTGGTGGACGAGGTTTTGGCGGTGGGGGATGCCCGGTTTCAACGCAAATGCCTGGGCAAAATGGGCGATGTGGCCCGCGCCGGGCGCGCCGTGCTGCTCGTCAGCCACAATATGGCGGCCATCGCCAACCTGTGCCACGAGGCGTTGGTGCTGGAGCAGGGGCGCGCCGTCCACCAGGGCGCGGCGCAGGCGGCCGTGCTGCGCTATTTGCAGGCGGGCACGCGCGATGACGCCCCCGGCACGCTCAATTTGGGCCATCGCAGCGGCCGGGGACCGGTGCGCTTCACCTCCTTCGCTTGCCTAGACGACGCGGGCGCGCCCATCACCCGCCTCGTTTGCGGCCAGACGGCGCATTTCCGTATTGGCTACACGTCTGACCGGCCTCGCCGTCCGCGCCAGGCGGAAATCTCCCTGGTGATCAGTCTGCCCGACGGTACGCGCCTGATGAATCTGTCTACGCATTTTTTCCCCGATGCCCTGGCCGAGGGCTTTGCCGTCAAGGGGGCATTTACCTGCCATGTGCCCCACTTCCCGCTCCGCTTTGGCCGCTACTTCGTGGACCTCTACTGCGCCATTGACCACGAGATGTCCGATCATGTGCGGGCAGCAGCCTCGTTTGACGTTCACGACGGGGATTTTTATGGCACGGGGCGGCTCACGCGCGCGGAGGCGGGCGCGGTGTTGCTGCCGCATAGCTGGGATGTGAGCGGAGGGGCGTGA
- a CDS encoding glycosyltransferase, translating to MPDKPLRVAWFPRTADLAGNPYWSLLQQNLEASGITFADSHHSAFTQRRWLWGQRGRVQVLHFHFIQPHYAADERASWRRLRKFTLDLLLARLLGYRLVWTMHDFLPTWPLSPAWVERLARRIMAALAHDVIVHCEEGRRLLARHFGRRRRVWTLPHPVFPTPPSAAISRPAARAALGLPPAAFIVGFVGGIRPNKGIEQLLAAFAAWGQADAWLLVAGRPWPPPAYVAALHTQVATLPRVLFRPEEIPDEEMLLYVAAADVMAFPFQRVLTSSTVIMALAAGRAVIGPRLGCLAEVVGEDAGILYPPDDPHGLRHALQQARATDLDRLGTVGQQRVHAGSWRELAQATARIYAGSGRPPRE from the coding sequence ATGCCAGATAAACCGCTGCGCGTTGCCTGGTTCCCGCGCACGGCGGACCTGGCAGGCAATCCATACTGGTCGCTGCTGCAACAAAACCTGGAAGCATCCGGCATCACCTTCGCCGACTCCCACCACAGCGCCTTCACGCAGCGGCGCTGGTTATGGGGGCAGCGGGGGCGCGTGCAGGTGCTCCATTTCCACTTCATCCAACCCCACTACGCCGCAGACGAACGCGCCTCCTGGCGGCGGCTGCGAAAATTCACCCTCGATTTGCTGCTGGCGCGGCTGCTAGGGTATCGCCTCGTCTGGACCATGCACGATTTCCTGCCCACGTGGCCGCTGTCGCCCGCCTGGGTGGAGCGGCTGGCGCGCCGCATCATGGCCGCCCTGGCGCACGACGTGATCGTCCACTGCGAGGAAGGGCGGCGTCTGCTGGCCCGCCATTTTGGGCGGCGGCGGCGGGTATGGACGCTGCCCCATCCCGTGTTCCCCACGCCGCCATCGGCCGCCATCTCCCGCCCGGCGGCGCGGGCGGCATTGGGGCTGCCTCCCGCGGCGTTTATCGTCGGCTTCGTCGGCGGCATTCGCCCGAATAAGGGCATTGAGCAGCTTTTGGCCGCTTTTGCCGCATGGGGGCAAGCAGATGCCTGGCTGCTGGTGGCCGGACGACCCTGGCCGCCGCCGGCATACGTGGCGGCGCTGCACACGCAGGTGGCGACACTGCCGCGTGTCCTGTTCCGCCCGGAGGAAATCCCCGACGAGGAGATGCTGCTCTACGTGGCCGCGGCGGACGTGATGGCGTTCCCGTTTCAGCGGGTGCTCACGTCCAGCACGGTGATTATGGCGTTGGCGGCGGGGCGCGCGGTGATTGGGCCGCGCCTCGGTTGTCTGGCGGAGGTGGTGGGGGAAGATGCCGGCATTCTCTACCCCCCCGACGATCCCCACGGCCTGCGCCACGCCCTGCAACAAGCCCGCGCCACCGACCTCGACCGCCTGGGCACGGTCGGCCAGCAGCGCGTCCATGCCGGCAGTTGGCGCGAACTCGCCCAGGCCACCGCCCGCATCTACGCCGGCTCAGGCCGCCCACCACGGGAATGA
- a CDS encoding glycosyltransferase family 4 protein encodes MPTPLRIALYHNLPSGGARRAVYEMVKGLAQRGHVIDEFCPTTADRRFFPLAPFVRHTVLLPFQPRGVWARRVPFVTPYVTAARLLTDLTTLAHVNRQAAATIDAGEYDVIFAHDCQLSMNPALLRQAQTPTLFYCHHGVVRKHDRPRRGTPPRTIPHTLKRAYYALPVHLYPWWRDRAARRAARRAGQVLVNSRFAADQARAVYGIAGAVCYLGVDLDTFRPLGLPPGDYVLSVGAIHYFKGYRFLLRALACLPPATRPRLLIAANSADPEEQAAVMALAARLGVNLTIQRVMDDRELARLYNRALAFVYTPYLEPWGLAAVEAMACGAPVVAVGEGGVRESVRHEETGLLTPRHEEAFATALARVLAQPDLRGELGARAAPYVRQTYPWSATIDCLEPFMARGNSGA; translated from the coding sequence ATGCCCACTCCCCTGCGCATCGCCCTCTACCACAACCTCCCTTCCGGCGGCGCGCGGCGGGCCGTCTACGAAATGGTCAAAGGGCTGGCGCAGCGCGGACACGTCATTGACGAATTCTGCCCCACCACCGCCGACCGCCGATTTTTCCCCCTCGCCCCCTTCGTGCGCCACACCGTGCTGCTGCCGTTCCAACCACGCGGCGTTTGGGCGCGGCGCGTGCCGTTTGTCACCCCCTATGTCACCGCCGCCCGCCTGCTTACCGACCTGACGACGCTGGCGCATGTCAATCGCCAGGCCGCCGCCACCATTGACGCGGGGGAATACGACGTTATTTTCGCCCACGACTGCCAGCTATCCATGAACCCCGCGCTGCTGCGCCAGGCGCAAACGCCCACCCTCTTCTACTGCCATCACGGCGTTGTGCGCAAGCATGATCGCCCGCGCCGCGGGACCCCCCCACGGACGATCCCACATACGTTAAAGCGCGCCTACTACGCGCTGCCCGTCCACCTTTATCCCTGGTGGCGGGACCGCGCCGCCCGCCGCGCCGCCCGCCGCGCCGGGCAAGTGCTGGTCAACTCCCGGTTCGCCGCCGACCAGGCCCGCGCCGTTTATGGCATCGCCGGCGCCGTCTGCTACCTGGGGGTGGACCTGGACACGTTTCGCCCGTTGGGTCTGCCGCCCGGCGATTACGTCCTCAGTGTGGGCGCGATCCATTACTTCAAGGGGTATCGCTTTTTGCTGCGGGCGCTGGCCTGCCTGCCGCCCGCCACACGCCCGCGTCTGCTCATTGCCGCCAACAGCGCCGACCCGGAGGAACAGGCGGCGGTGATGGCGTTGGCGGCGCGGTTGGGCGTGAACCTGACCATTCAGCGCGTGATGGACGACCGCGAACTGGCGCGGTTGTATAACCGGGCGCTGGCCTTCGTCTACACGCCGTACCTGGAGCCGTGGGGGTTGGCGGCAGTGGAAGCGATGGCCTGCGGCGCGCCGGTGGTGGCCGTGGGCGAGGGCGGCGTGCGCGAATCGGTGCGGCACGAGGAAACGGGGCTGCTCACACCGCGGCACGAAGAAGCGTTTGCCACGGCGCTGGCGCGCGTGTTGGCGCAGCCGGACCTGCGCGGCGAATTGGGCGCGCGCGCGGCCCCCTATGTGCGCCAGACCTACCCCTGGTCGGCGACGATTGATTGCCTGGAGCCGTTTATGGCGCGCGGAAACAGTGGGGCGTGA
- a CDS encoding exo-alpha-sialidase: protein MVGREKGWRAAAVLLLAAGLWWWRGSGQAAARQDAGIWSPPQFLFETTGRASEPEIIVDNAGTVHVFWAYGNPENEADGTGQSLYYAQQQNGVWSDPTDILVSPGGRVARMPAVALDERGYLHLAWSGGNAIYYSRAYATEAGAPQGWAEPAAFTLYVAAYEPDVVAVGDDVYLLWTEASNGLVFARSADGGRHWTPPRTIFAAPGAQELARWGRLAVDGAGRLHVALSLVRDNDLAAPRADPIYMVYLRSENAGSTWTDPWLIAPEPDYGEVTVITHGANDVHLFWNGRAGTHGRYHRQSPDGGQTWSDVETVVAAGSPLGLGGLTGFPAVVVDARGDLHLVSTSNPQNFYTRWHNGTWSDPVVISDGVRGAGVTGASVNMEMPSLALGQGNQLYAVFHDGQERIWTTGYTLDLPAVPPHPLATVTPMPAATITTAPPPAPTNTPMPTFPRAAPAPLASPYASLLWGLASAGIFLTLALLIARARHIP, encoded by the coding sequence ATGGTGGGGCGAGAAAAGGGGTGGCGGGCGGCGGCGGTGCTGCTGCTGGCTGCCGGGCTGTGGTGGTGGCGGGGGAGTGGGCAGGCGGCGGCGCGGCAAGATGCCGGCATTTGGTCCCCACCCCAATTCCTCTTTGAAACCACCGGGCGCGCTTCCGAACCGGAGATCATCGTAGACAATGCCGGCACAGTCCATGTCTTCTGGGCATACGGCAATCCAGAAAACGAAGCAGACGGAACCGGGCAATCGCTCTACTACGCCCAACAGCAGAACGGCGTCTGGTCCGACCCCACCGACATCCTCGTTTCCCCTGGCGGGCGCGTGGCCCGTATGCCCGCCGTAGCCCTGGACGAGCGCGGCTACTTGCACCTGGCCTGGTCCGGCGGAAACGCCATCTACTACAGCCGCGCCTACGCCACGGAAGCGGGCGCGCCCCAAGGATGGGCCGAACCCGCCGCCTTTACGCTCTACGTGGCCGCCTACGAGCCAGATGTGGTTGCCGTGGGCGACGACGTGTACCTGCTGTGGACGGAAGCGAGCAATGGCCTGGTGTTTGCCCGTTCCGCTGACGGCGGACGCCACTGGACACCGCCGCGCACCATCTTCGCCGCCCCTGGCGCGCAGGAACTGGCCCGGTGGGGCCGCCTGGCCGTGGATGGGGCCGGGCGGCTGCACGTGGCGCTGTCCCTGGTGCGCGACAACGATCTGGCCGCGCCCCGCGCCGATCCCATTTACATGGTCTATTTGCGGTCGGAAAATGCCGGCAGCACCTGGACGGACCCCTGGCTGATCGCGCCGGAACCGGACTATGGCGAGGTGACCGTGATCACGCACGGCGCGAACGACGTGCATCTTTTTTGGAATGGGCGGGCGGGCACGCACGGACGGTATCATCGCCAGTCGCCGGATGGCGGTCAGACCTGGAGCGACGTGGAGACGGTCGTGGCCGCCGGCAGTCCGCTGGGATTGGGCGGCCTCACCGGTTTCCCCGCCGTGGTGGTGGACGCGCGCGGCGACCTACATCTGGTGTCCACGTCCAATCCGCAAAATTTCTACACGCGCTGGCACAATGGGACCTGGTCGGACCCGGTGGTGATCTCCGATGGCGTGCGCGGCGCGGGCGTGACTGGCGCATCGGTAAATATGGAAATGCCATCGCTCGCGCTGGGGCAGGGCAATCAGCTTTACGCCGTTTTCCACGACGGGCAGGAGCGCATTTGGACCACCGGCTACACGTTGGATCTGCCCGCCGTGCCTCCGCATCCGCTGGCAACTGTCACGCCCATGCCGGCAGCAACGATAACGACTGCTCCCCCACCTGCGCCCACGAACACGCCCATGCCCACCTTCCCCCGCGCCGCACCCGCCCCGCTTGCCTCTCCATACGCCTCTTTGCTGTGGGGATTGGCTTCTGCCGGCATTTTCCTCACCCTCGCCCTCCTCATCGCCCGCGCCCGCCACATCCCATGA